GGAGTTAATGCTAAAGAGAGAATGGGGTCTTTTTGGGATACAGATGATCCTGATATGGGATGGAGAAAGGGGAGGGAGATGATATGTGACTATGACATGGCCCATCTGGTCCCTCAAACACCCGCTGCTCTATCCCACTCTTTGGCCTTGATAGGTTGCCAGGTGCTTTTCTCGTCCCTCAGTGCCTTGTTTGTAGGGATGTTTATGTGATATAACCAATTGTTTCTTGCTTCTTAGGCTGTGTCTCTGGCCTGTGCTTACCAGGCTCGAGAGGAGAGAGGTCGATCTGAGGAGGCTCGATTTCGCCGAGAGATTTCCCAACTAAAGGAAGAAAATGAACGCCTTTGATCGGAGAACATGAAGTTCCAAGATGATCtttcttgcttgaaaaataAATGTGAAGAAAAGATCAGAGATGACGAGGAATTGCGTAAAGAGCTTGGTTCCCTCTATGATAAGCACCATACCGAGGTAAAGACTGGCGGGATGTTCTTGGCATCTAAGACAGGGAAGTCTTTTGTTACGGGTGTTGAGGAGAAAGCACTAGCAGCCTTTCGTGCTTCTCCGGCTTATGCTGACGAGGTTTACACTCACGCTTTTGGTCTCCATGATGACGTGGTGCGAGACTGTCGTCGCCAGCTTTGTTTGACTGGCTTGGTTCCTGAGGAGGTGGTTATGAAGATTTCACCTCACGTGCCAGAGTTGGATGACAGCGCTCAGGTTGACCCTCTGCCAGAGTTTCCCCCAGCGGGGGACGCTGACTGTGAGGTCATTGGTGCACTGCACTTGCTCCCTGCTGACGAAGTTATCGAGGATGGATGATTTTCGCCTTTTCGTGAGCTATGttttttcatcattttttttatgagtAGTACGAGTTGTTGCTTTGCCACTAGACTTGGCTGACCTTTATTCTGAGATCGCCTTTTTGCGCAACTATTTTATTCAGTCGTGGTTTATTTTGATTACTATGTCACATGGGcgttattttatgttttctaTCGGTCGTACTTTATGCTTGTTGCTTAGTTGAAAATGAATTTAGGCATAATTAAGCCTTTATGGTCTCGACAGGAAGTCCTTACCCTAGTGATGAGGTGTAGGTATCCCGGGACTCTATTTCGGTGACCTCTTACACCGTCTGAGCACTTTCCCACTGGACTGGTCAAGCCTCTTATGTTTGGGTGGCTCTCTGTGACATCTTGGGTCTTGTGACGACTTTTGCGCGTGTtacaatttgttttttttttttgggtacatgtgctttaattaaataaaatgataagATGCTAAATGCAAGGAAAAACTCTTAAATTTATTGATAAGGTAACTGAGGAAACAACATCCTGCCACTGATGGTTCTTTAAGTAAAAACAAATAGAAACACGCAGTCTATCATAAAATTTCTTTAAGCTCACAATGTTCCATGTTCTTGGTAAGTTCTTCCCATCTGGCTGCTGAAGACGATATGCTCCTACTTTGATTATCTCGATCACTTTGTATGGGCCTTCCCATTTCGGATCAAGTTTACCTACCTGCCGCAAGATTTCTGCCCTCCTCAAGACTAAATCCCCTACTTGAAATGACCTATGCTTAACCTTGTTATTGTACACTCTGGCCATTTGCGCTCTGCACCTTTCTGCATTAAGTGATGCCTCTTCCCTAAGCTCGTCCACGAGATCCAAAGATAGCCTCATTGCTTTTTCAATATCTGCTAGAGTATAATTCTGGACTCTCATGGAAGGTTCTCCTATCTCTGCGGGAGCCACTGCTTCAGCCCCATAAACCAAGTTGAAGGGTGATTCTCCGGTAGAGGTGCGTGACGAAGTCCTATAAGCCCAGAGGGCACTCGCCAGCTCATCCACCAATTTGCCTTTGGCTACGCCTAATCGGGTTTTGAGGTGCTGCAAGATAGTACGATTTgtaacttcagtttgtccatttGCTTGGGGGTTTCCTACGGAAGTGAAGAATTGCTTGATGGAAAACCCCTTACACCACTTTCTTAACTTAGAACCTGAGAATTGTGTTCCATTATCCGAGACGAAGGCTTGTGGTATTCCAAAGCTACATATTATATTCTTCCACACAAAGTTTATTATGTCTCTTTCAGCTATCTTAGCTAGAGGTTCAGCTTCTACCCACTTCGTGAAGTAATCGACTGCAACGAGAAGGAACTTTCTCTGCCCAGAAGCTATTGGAAATGGTCCTACGAAATCCATTCCCCATTGCGCGAAAGGCAAGGGGCTCTCCAAGGGTTGTAAGAGCGTAGCTGGCTGGTGATTGATATTTGCGTGCTCTTGGCATGCATGACAGTGTCTTACCAACTTTTCTGCGTCACGCCTCATTGTAGGCCAGAAATATCCTTGTCGCAGAGCTTTTCCAGCCAATGCCCTTCCTCCTAAATGATTCCCACAGACTCCTTCGTGAATCTCTCGAAGTACGTAATTAGCATTACTGGGAGCAAGGCACTTTAGGTACGGTAAGGAGTAGCCTCTCTTGTATAACTCATTATCTATTATTGTAAATTGAGCGGCTCTTATCCGAAGCTTTCAGGCTGTAGAGGGATCTTGTGGTAAGCGTCCTTGCATCAGAAAACTGATGATTTCATCTTTCCAGCTCGGTTCACCCTCCCTAGCGCACAGAATGTCAAGAATTGGTCCATCCACCTCTTCCTTTGTAATTGCTAGAAATGTGACCCATCTACTGTCAATATTTGCCATAGAACTCGCCATCTTGGCTAGCCTATCTGCTACTTCATTCTGGGCCCTGGGTACCTGCTTTACCTCATAGTTTTCTTGAAGCGAGAGCAACTCATTAACCCGGAGCACATATTTGGCCATCTTCTCCTCCTTAGCCACATAAGTCCCTTGAAGTTGGTTAACCACAAGCTGGGAGTCACTGTGCGCTATCAACCTTCTTGCTCCCGCGGCTAAAGCTAGCTTTAATCCTGCTATAATAGCCTCGTATTCTGCTTCGTTATTTGATGTCGAAAATTGAAGCCTTATGGAATACTGAAACTTGTCTCCCTGAGGATTTTCTAATAATACCCCAGCTCCGCATCCTGATGCGGTGGAAGATCCATCAACAAAAAGTGTCCAAGTGGGGCTGGAACATTCTGCACCCATTATATCCATTTCCACTATGAAATCTGCCAGAGCCTGGACCTTGACCGCTGGGCGCGGTTGGTACTCCAAGCCGTACTCGCTCAACTCCACCGCTCATTTGACCATCCTACCGGATGCCTCAGGGCTGGAGAGTACCTTCTTCAAGGGATGGTTGGTAAACACTACTACCTGATGTGATTGGAGGTAAGGACGCAGTTTCCTTCCTGCAGTGACTAGCGCCAGGGCCAGTTTTTCGATATTGGTGTACCGAAGTTCTGCTCCCTGCAATGTTTTGCTCACGTAATATACTGGCTTATGTTCGCGCCCTTTCTCTAAGGGTAGTACTGCGCTGACTGCTTCGGCTGAGACTGCTAGATAAAGGAACAACATATCTCCTTCACACGGTTTTACAAGTAAAGATGGTGTGGTCAAGTACTTTTTCAAGTTGTTGAAGGCTCGCTGACACTCGTCGGTCCATTTGAATCTACTTCTTTGTCTAAGCACTTTGAAGAATGGCAGGCCTTTATCTGCCGACCGAGAGATGAATCAATTAAGAGCGGCGATCCGTCCTGTTAACTCTTGTATTCCTTTCAATGTCTTCGGAGGAGACATGTTCAAAACTGCATTGATCTTCTCGGGATTAGCTTCTATCCCTCTAACTGAGACCATATAACCTAGGAATTTCCCTCCTCCGACCCCGAAAGTGCACTTTTCGGGGTTTAACTTCATTTTATACTTTCTCAGAATTCCAAAGCATTCTTTGAGATCTTCGGTGTGGGTCGAAGCCCGTACGCTCTTGACAAGCATGTCATCTATATACACTTCCATGTTGCGCCCGATTGTTTTTTCAAACATCTTGTTTACCAATTGTTGGTAAGTTGCCCCCGCGTTCTTTAATCCGAACGGCATAACCTCGAAGCAGTAAATCCCTCGATAAGTTATAAAGCTTGTTTTTTCCTGATCTTCAAGTGCTAGCCGAATCTGATTGTAGCCTTGATATGCATCCAAGAAGCTGAGCATGTCGCATCCGGCGGTGGAGTCGACCAATGAATCAATCCTTGGCAACGGGAAAGGATCCTTAGGGCACGCTTTATTCAGATCAGTGAAATCTATGCACAAACGCCACTTGTTTCCCGGTTTCGGAACGAGCACGACATTTGACAACCACTCTAAGTACATGACTGGGCAGATATACTTGGTTGCTAATAGCTTATCTACTTCTTCACTGATATGTTTGCTCTTCTCGAGACCGAACGTTCTTTTCTTTTGCTTAATTGGTTTTATCTTTGAATCTGCTTTGAGATTGTGGAGCGCAAACTTCTGGGGTATTCCGGGCAATGCCTCATCCTCCCAGGCAAACACATCTGCGTTATTCCTTAGAAAAGCTGCCAGGGCTTCTTCTAAATTAGTTGGTAAACCTGTTCCAACCTTGACCTTGCTCCCATAATTTCCTGGTATTACTTCTATACTCTTTAGTATTTCTGCCGCTTTAAGTCTCTCGTCTCTTCCTGATTCACTCTCAACAACATGAACCTCGCTGTTGTCCGGATGATGCTCCAACTTCTGCTTACTTCTGTGTGATGAGTTTTTTGGGGCGGCCTGCCTCTTTTGGTGACTTGTTGTCTTCTGCAAGGTAATGGCATGACATTCTCTCGCTAATCGGCTATCACCGGTGGCCTCCCCTATTCCTTCGGGTGTGGGGAACTTAAGTTTCATGTGATACGTAGAGCCTATCGCCTGAAACAAATTTAAGCTAGGTCGTCCCAAACTAATGTTGTATGCTGATGGAGACTTCACTACGAGAAACTTTACCATCTTTGTGGTCCTTAGTGGATAAGACCCCAAGGAAAGGGGAAGGGTAACCTCTCCCAATGCCTCAACTACCTCCCCTGCAAATCCAACCAGAGGGGTGTTTACTGGGGCTAGTAGGGCATTGTCAATTCCTAGTTTTACAAAGGCGCTATAAAAAATTATGTCTGCAGAACTTCCCTGAATCCACTAGTATCTTTTTCACCCAGAAATTGGAAATGGTGGTGGAGATGACTAGGGCGTCATTGTGTTCCCCGCGAGGGAGCTCCAGGTCACTATCACCGAACACCATATCTCCCTTTGACTGGACTACCTTGAGTACGGTGTGTTGTTTGGTACTAATCGCAGATGGAAGTTCCTACAATGCTGCGCGAATCAAGGTTTTTCTCGCCCTGTTTGAATCCCCACAAGCCGGGCCTCCAGAAATTACTGCGATGATTCCTCCAGTAGGCAGGTTCTCCTCTATCCTTACGGGTCATTTCCCTTGGTCGTCATGTCCTCTCAGAGGATTGGGCTTGTGCTGGGACTACGGGCGCTTATTGTCCTGCTGATTTCGTGACTTATCCACGAAACTGCCCATGTATCCTCGCTTGATGAGTTTCTCTATTTCTGCTCGCAGGACAAAACAGTCTTCTGTGGCATGACCTTTGTCCTTGTGAAAACGACAGTATTTGTCAGATTGCTGTCTTTTCGAGTTCTCTTTCATAGGGCGAGGGGGATGCAAAAGACATTGCTTCTCAGCTACCACTAATATGTCTGTCAAGCGTGAGTTTAGCGGGATATGCTGAAGATGAGGGCTTTGAGttacccgtctttcttctttcttGATTCCGAATTTCTCAtcctctttctttcttttcataAGATAACGAGGTTCTACAGCTTCTTCGATGCGAATGTACTTTTCTACTCTTTCAAGTAATTCTTCCAAAGTATTCGGGGGTTTTCCCGCTATTGACTCTTTGAATCTCCGATGACGGAGGTTCTGCTGCATGATTCCTGCTAGTAAATCGTGATTGACATGCGGGACCTCATGAATGACCTGAGTAAATCGTTGTACGAACTCTCTCAGGCTCTCTCCCTCTTTCTGGACTATGGTGAACAAATAAAATGTTGTTTTAGGATACTTCCTATTAATGGAGAATTGTTGAAGAAAGCGTCTGGTGAGTTCCTCCAGGCTGCCTACTGTCCCCGGGGGTAGCTTGTTGAACCAAGTAAGGGCTTGTCCTGATAGGGTAGTTCGAAAGATTTTACAGTAAGCAGCGTCGCTGATATCATAAAGGTCTGGCTTTGCATAAAATTTGTCGAGGTGATCTTGTGGATCCCCTTCTCCTTTATACTCAGGCATGTTTGCTATCTTTAATCAAACCGGTAGCATCTCCGCTAGAACAGCTGTTGTGAAAGGGCTACGCCGTGCTGGTAAAATTGCCAATCCACCCTCTTCTCCTTTCTTGGCGTGGAGTTTCTGATAGGAAAGAGGTGCATGGCTGTGAGCCTCGTCATCTTGAAGTGCAGTCCACTTCTTTAGGTTTGTCGGTGGCACGTCGTTGGTCCCGACTACCTCTCTTTCTTGCGGGATTCTCTCTGAATGATATGAATGGGCTCCTTCGCCATGCGCTCCCCTGTTCTTGCTGTCCTGCTGCCGAGTCGCGAGGTATTGCGCCACGGCTTCGGCTACAGCCCGAGATGCTGGTTCCTCCATCAATGCCTTCAGAACCTCGGACGTGATCAGGAACTCCTCGTGATGCGGTCGAGCTGGAGGAGGGCGTCGATGCTCCTCTTGGGCATCATGGGTCGTACGCGATCGTGTTTGCATTCTAAGTGATCAGGTGGCGggtttcccacagacggcgccaaacTGATGCTGCACGAAATTCGGGTGAACACGCTATTATGAGAGAATATCCGCTACTTTTGCGTCCATCCTAGTAAATATCGGGGTCGCCACCTATGTCACGAAATGAGGTTAGAGGTGTCGGAAGATACCCGGCGAAAAATCCTCCAGCACTCAAGTTAGCAAACACCTCAAGATATGTACTCACAAAAGCTAGAGATTTTTGGAGCATAAAATGAGATAATGTGAATGAATCTCTACAATGGTGATATAGTTCATATTTATAGACTTCCATGATGGGTCATGGGCTTGAATATCATGGGCTCTCTATTGAGCCTATTTTCCTTGATTAATGGCCCATACCAATCTTTATAACcttaatcaatttaattatgTCAAACTAATAttcacaaaaataaataattttctaGACTAACACccatcataaaaaaaatcaattgtaCACTAGAAATAAACATATTGTAAAGATCcgagacaaaaaaaaaaacacgtcTACCCAACAAGTGGAAAAAAAGCAATCAATTGGGCACCATAAATTACTATAGTTGCATGACAAAATGGAAAAtggtttaaatattttatttttcaaaatctttataaatatttaataaggtgaaacaacataaaaatatcataatttatacatataacaatttaattaaattctattaaTCCTACTCAAACGATTAGATCTTCTTATTCTGAATATGGTGAACTCAGTAGCAAAATTATTaattaccaaaaaaaattaaatttcatttATAATTTTTCAGTATTCCGAAAAAGGTAAACGATTTGCTACCTTTCACCTAGGACCTAGCTGCCTATTCCGCCGCCTAAACaacttttttaaattaatttttataatatttagtgatattatatataaatatctctaatttttttaatttttatttttattttaagatattAAATCACTGATTTATATAGGTGGAGATAACATgacttaataaaaaaataagatgCAGTTTTTTACTTTATAATATTAAATCAttgtttaaattaattcaatattATCATTGTGAACTTCCACTTTTTCGGATGCAAAATCGTCTTCGTGAAGTTTTTTCACTCTAGGTCGCATATGAAGATGAAGTTAGATTTACTAGGACAAACTAACAAATAACATTTCTTGTTAGACTTAGTTTAGAGCCTATAAAACATtacatttcattttttaattggatttttaaaataaattaaacgccaattttttttttaaaaaataaaagccCTAACTGCCTAAAGCCGCCTAGGATCGCCTAGCACCGCCTAGGCGACAAGCCGACAAGCACTTTTTCTAGGCGATCGGTTGCCGCCTACTGTGCCTAGGCCGATTTTTAGAGCAATATAATTTTCCAAAGGACTAGAAATTTGTGTCCTTGCGCATCCTTTAGCTTGAATGAATTTTCTCGAAACCTTGAAAAGAAAACATGTGTGGTGCCTATAAAATCCAGGTAGGGATGTAATTGAGTCGAACTATTGAATGTTTTAGTTTGACTCATTTATAATCTATCTGAGCTCGAACTTTATTTAATGAATATATTCATGACTCATAAGCTTATTTGAGATTTTATCGAGTCTAaacaaacttaataaatataaattataaatttaaatatttattgaattcattaaaaattaaattatatatttagaggaaaatataatttcttattaaaattaataatgttattCTAATAAAAAACTTTAATcgatttttctatatttttcataagtaaaatgtaaataaataaatcaaatatcaaaactactattttttttatttatgaactGACTCATGAGcctaccaacgaacatgttcatgAGCTAACGAGCTGTATTGTAAAGTTTGAACTTGGTTCTTTTATCTTAACAAGTATCATAAAATGACTTTTTATCGATTCGAGTTTCGAATAACTCACAAGCGGCTTGGTTcatatatgttttaaaatgaCTGTTTACCATTGGActtgaaatttcttgattttgaatttttcttactttcattgacttTAGAcgatcccaaataattatttaagcgtaaattaaatttctaatatttttatttagcttaaatttaaggctttcgatttaatttcctatttattaatttgttaaagcgtttaattcccgaattaaatcaaactttaatattttaatctcAAACTTTTATCATGAACTTTTCTTACCTAaattaccctcgtgaaccatgaaccgACCCCCGTGGACTATGGTTCGACCCCTTATCAATTCAACACCAAGATCACGAATCCTAGCTAGTTCTCCTCGAGTCATCTCTCGTTTTCTTCGAACCACCCCCGAGCCACTTCGAGCCAACCCCTGACCATACCACCAGGGACCCTACTGACTATCCTCAATCAATttaaccagcccctagcccacgCCACAAATCCAGCACGAGCCGCAGCCGATAATGCACACTAGGACTCCTAACTCCCCGAGGACCCTTCGACCGAGCCACCACCCGAGCCCAAACCCTCATGAACCTCACTGGACCACCCTCATACCTAGCCTGGACCCCCTGGTCAAGCCGTGACTCACTCGCACAGATGCTGCCGCCCTCAATTTGCATGGGAAAAGTCCTATCTcgcatggactcttccctagccactGTGCATGAGTCCtggccatgctaggactcttcctcacACCTAACCACATCCATCCCAAGCCCTGGTCGAGCCGCACGCCATGCTTCCTCCTTGCCGAAACCCTAGTACACACATCATGCAGTTTTCGTTCAAGCCTGGGTTACCAACGGTCCAGCCCTTGTGCAGCCTTGCCTAGGCTCCTAAACCCTCTGAAATTCATCCCTTTCTATTGAACTAGGATATcagcccctttatgcatcatATACATGAGTtttatatcatcaaaacacGAGTTATTTGCATGTATGCCCATACaaacgaaaataaaacttgtgccacatatttttcatgcaaggttaatcaaatatacataatatggtgtgaaagatttTTGAAAGAAAGTTAAGACGTGTCTTTGCATTTATTACGCAAGAAAACGAGTTGGCGATGCGAAAAAAGACGATGTTGAAAAACCCTAGGCTGAATTCCCCTAAAAACCGTGGCTTTTTTCCTTCAAATATCTTCGTGTGTGCGTGTTTTTTGGggaggggagagtcctagtatgTGTAGGGGGGTGAGGGGCGAGAGTTTCATGACTTTGGGGTAGAGTTTTAggcttatttattaattaaaagcaATGGTGTAAGCTTAGACCCATTAATttagtataataggcccattaagcccattaagtaatatttaaaatattttgtttaggaaaatttgtgaaaatattagccgagttctcaaaagtccctattttcgtcgaaaatcgaatgccgtttaaaaatacgactcagcgtataaaaacacctcaaaacaattattttttgaaaatatcatataacatataccatattttaaatatttaaaaataaatttttaataaaaatattttctcttataTGGTCCCCGGTCTCTGTTACTCGATCGCATATAGAATAACCATTAAAACACAAGTTTattcattttaacattaaaccctatttttaaacatgtaatcatgcatatcataattaattcatgccattaaaaccgtttaattagtcattttctattttccttAGATTTACATGCAGTTGGACTACGTCatcgtattttggaccttacatcgGCAGTGCCAAAGATAAGAATCCTCTAATGGCGGATGTGTATTTATATGGAGTGATTGAAGAAATATGGGAATTAGactatcatcaatttcaagttCCTCTTTTTAGGTGTGCGTGGGTTTCAAACGACAAAGGAGTAATCAACAATGATGAATGTGGCTTTATCTTGGTCAATATGAACAAACGAGGGcacaaaaattatgaatttatccTTGCAAGTCAAGTCAATCAAGTCTTTTATATTGACGACCCATTAAAAATGACGGTCTATTGTGCTCCCAGTGCCAAATAGATGTAATGAGAGAGATGATGATGGTTGGACTAGTATTCTAGAGTCTCGACCAATTGATGATGTTGATCCTCATTGTATTCTTGTTCATGAAAGATACTTTAGATTAGAAAACGAGGATGTCTGGGAAATGAACAAGAAACAATGATGATTTTTACTTATGGCATGTTTATTTAGGTACAAGAAAAGATATGTTATCcgctttaaaaaattatattatgcacttttatcttgtttttttattgttattatttatgtaatgtttataaatatatttgtcttattgttattatttatgtcacgtttatatttttgttattattattattattattatggatAATTTTTCTAAAGACACAAATACTTTAAGTTTTATCTTGATTTTGTGTTTGCAATTGGCATTTATGTTGCTTGGACAATGGTTTAGTTTAGAATAATTGTATGAAAATTCTAAATT
The nucleotide sequence above comes from Primulina tabacum isolate GXHZ01 unplaced genomic scaffold, ASM2559414v2 Contig436, whole genome shotgun sequence. Encoded proteins:
- the LOC142534251 gene encoding uncharacterized protein LOC142534251 is translated as MKFQDDLSCLKNKCEEKIRDDEELRKELGSLYDKHHTEVKTGGMFLASKTGKSFVTGVEEKALAAFRASPAYADEVYTHAFGLHDDVVRDCRRQLCLTGLVPEEVVMKISPHVPELDDSAQVDPLPEFPPAGDADCEVIGALHLLPADEVIEDG